The Rhizobium leguminosarum region AGGCGTGGAAAGCGGCCGTCAAGCCTGGCAAGGCCCAGATCTTCGAACAGACGCGGCATACGCAGGTAGAGGATGGAATGATCGAGCCGGGCAGCCTGACGGCCGAAGGCGCAGGCGAGCCAGGTTTTTCCCGTGCCGGTCTGGCCGGTGATGATCATATTCTCATGTGCCTTCAACCACGCCCCTTGCGCAAGCGACAGAGTGTTGCGGCGGTCGAGACCACGATGAGCGGCAAAGTCGATGTTCTCGATGCAGGCGTCGGGAAAGCGGAGCTTTGAAGCTGCAAGCCGGTTGGTCAGGCGCTTGTCGGATCGCAGAGCCGTTTCCCGATCGAGCATCAGGCCGAGCCACTCGTCGCGGCTGAGATCGCTGCTGTTGTTCTGAGCGGCAAGTTCGCGATAGGCCGTTGCCATTCCGGCAAGGCCAAGGGCCTGCATCTGATCGAGGGTTGGATGTGTCAGCATGGGTCTTTCCTTTCCTTCACTGGTAATAGGAGCCGCCGCGGATGTTGGTGTGCGGCGGGGTGGGTTTTGCCGGGTCTGTCTGGGGTTTGGTTCGATCGAGACCGGATTTGAGAATGGCGGCGACAGAGGAATAGGTGATGGAGTTGATGACCAGCGCCCGCTCGCACGCCGCTTCCAGGCGATCCGTCTCGTAACGGCGGGCAAGGGACAGAATGCCGAAGGCCGAGCGATATCCTTGTTCGGGATGAGGACGATCGCGCATCATCCGCTCGACCAGAATGGCGGTGTTCACCCCGATCCTTGCCGCCTGGTTCAAAAGCGATGCCGGCGTCGTGTTGGCATAACGCTGGTGGGATTTGGGCATATGCTCGTTGACCGTCACATGCCCGGATCGCTGAGAACGCCTGATATGGCTGGCAATCCGCTTGTGATCGAGAAATACCTCGACCACCCGGTGGGTCAGACGCACATCAACCTGTCGGCCGATCAAGCGGTGCGGCACAGAGTAGAAGGTCTTGTCGACCTCGACATGGTAATCGGGATGGACCTTCGCCGATTTCCATTCCGCATAGTCGAACGGCGTTGCTGGCAGCGGCGCAAGCGCCTTTCTCTCTACCTCCTCGAACAGGTCTCGGCGCGACTTTCCGATGTGGCGCATCGGGCGGTTGTTCAAGTCGTCAAGCAGAACCGAGATCGCGGCATTCAGATCAGCCAGACTGAAGAAGCGTCGGTTTCTGAGGCGAGCCAATATCCAGCGCTCGACGATCAGCACTGCACCTTCGACCTTGGCTTTGTCACGCGGCTTGCGGCTTCTGGTCGGCAGGATGGTCGTATCGTAATGTTCGGCCATAGCAGCGAAGGTGGCGTTGAGCGTCGGCTCGAACCACAGCGCCTTGGCGACGCCTGCCTTCAGGTTGTCGCACACGATCGCCTTCGTGACGCCGCCGAAGAAGCTCAGCGCGCGTTCCTGGCCCTCGATCCAGTCCGGCAGTTTCTGGCTGAAGCTGGCACAGGCGAATGTCAACGACGAGGCGGGAAGCATCGCCACAAAGATTTGTGCCGAATGGATGACGCCGGTCGAAGGGTCGATGATGGGGATGGTGTGGCCGGCATAATCCGTCTGCATCACCGCGCCCGCCTCATGACGGTTGCGGAACGTCGCGTGAGCGCGGCGTTCGAAGACGGCAAAACGGTCGCAAAACCATGTGTAGCCGTAGCCGTCGGGATGGCTCGCCCTGTATTCCTGCCAGAGCAGCGTCAGCGTTACACCCTTGCGCTTCAGCTCGGCGGAAACGGACCGCCAATCCGGCTCGACCAAGTCCTGTGGCGGCCGGCCAACGCGCCGGAAAAGATGTCGCTCCAGCGCGGCATCATCGTCCAGGCCCGCAGGCAACGGCCAGACCGAAAGTCCGGTCTCCCTCGCTCGCAACAGATACGTCGCCACAGAGGTTTTGCTGATCTTCAGGCGTTCCGAAACGGCGCGAACCGAAAGGCCCTGCTCGTGCGTCAGTCGCAGTATCGATCGAATGTCTTTCACTGTCGTTCGTCTCGCTTGCTTCCGTCTTGGCATGGCCCCTCTCAACCGATGATGAGGAGGCAATCTGCCAGAACGGCGCTTGCGAAAATCGACCTTAAATCCACGTCCGAGACTGTCCCGGAATTAGCGGAATCGCTGTCCCGTATTTACTGAAATCGCTGTCCGCGAATTACCGGAATCGCTGTCCCGAAATTAGTGAAACACGCAGCACTGCCGCTTCCTGTCTCGTCAGCATTCCTCGCTGCCGCAGCCGATCATATCGTGATTGCAGCTTATATTCGTGGATGAGATAGGCGACTTTGAGAGGTGTAAAGCGGGCATCATGGCAGCCGCGACGTGCTGTTCCACCTGGGCGATGACCCTGCTCGTTCAGGATCTCGGCGATCTCTGGATAAATGTAATCATCGAGAAGCTTATCGATCAGTTCAACGATATTGGGCTTTGTCTTGATCTGCTGAGCGGAGGACTGTGGGTTCATGGTGGTGAGCGTCTGGATTTTGCCACCCTTGAAGCGAACGTGAAGCTTGGTGGTTCCTTCCGCCGGCAGCTTTAAGAGCGTGACGTCCTCGATGATGTGGGCCAGCAGTCGCTTGCGTTCGCGACTTGGGGTATCTGGATCTTTCCAGAGTTCGTTGAAGTCGGCCGTCATCGCGACCAACCGCTCGTGGACAGCTTTATCGAGAATGAATTGATCGTGCTCTCGGCCACGTTCGCGTTCTTCGCGAGCATTGGCCAGTATGCGTAGCTTCTCGTTCCATTCACCTTCGAGCGTGTCGGCGACGAGGCGGTTATTGGGATCGACCAGCATGAAGCGGCGCTGGGCGAGATCGGCTTCCGTTTGGGCGCGTTCGATCGCGCGACAGCGCAGCCGGTCTGCTTCTTCATGGCGAGCTTGGATCTCCTTGCGGACGTCGAGTGCCAGTTCGACGGCCGCTGGCGTCATCTGCTCGGCAATCAGCATGCCGATGGCTTCATCGACGGGTGGCCCGGCAATCGACTGACACATGGGCTCCCCACGATAGATATGGTCACGATTACAAATGTACCAGGCTTCCTGCCGGCCACGCCGGGCCGCATAGCGAACCCTAAGATGGTTGCCGCATTGCCCACACACTGCCCGGCCTTGCAGTAGCGCCGGGCCCTCCCTTGGGATTGACGCTCGTGCCGCTTCAAATCCACGGCCGTTCGCCTTGAGAATCTTCAGGTTCTCCTGGTGTCGCTCCCAACTGATATAACCGGGGTGGGCATCGGGCATGCAGGCCGGCCAGTCATCAATGTCGCGCGCACGCAAAGTCTTCTTGCCGTCGATGGTACGTCGAAACTGTCGTCGGCCATAGGTATAGGCGCCAGCGTAGCGCGGATTGTTCAGGACACGCATCGCCGTCGACGCGGTCAGCGGCCGAAACAGCGTGTCGCCGTTGTGTAGGCGCGACGGAAACAATAGGCCTTCATTGCGAAAGACCTTGACGGTCTGGGAGGCGGACTCGAGGCGAGAGAACATCTCAAAGAAATGAATGATCGTTTCTCTGACTTGCATGTCTGGATCAAGCGTCACATGACCGAAATGGTCATAGACCAGCCCGGTCGGCAGCAGGCAACGAAACTCGCCGCGCCGCACCTTATTGAGAATGCCGCCGCGTAGCCGGGCCTTGATCACATGCAGTTCGGCCTCACTCATCGTTCCCTTAAGGCCGAGCAGGAGCCGGTCGTTGAAACTTGCCGGATCATAGACGCCGTCTTCGTCCAGGATCAGTGTATCGGCAAGGGCGCAAATCTCTAGCAATCGCTGCCAGTCGGCATTGTTACGCGCGAGACGAGAGACCTCCAGGCCCATGACGATCCCGGCATGCCCCATGCCGACGTCGCTGACCAGGCGCTGGAACCCTTCACGCCAGGCGGCCGATGCACCGGACTCTCCTTGATCGTTGTCGATGACGATAATCTGCTCGTCGCGCCATCCGAGGGCGACAGCACGCCCCCGAAGCGCATATTGCCGCCTGGCGCTCTCGACGTTCTCAACGACTTGCCGCATGGAAGACTGGCGGATGTACAGATAGGCGCCGCGTTCGAGGTGATGAGGCTGGACTTTGAGATGTACATTCATCGTGATCTCCGATCGTTGATGCTCATGGCGATTGTCGCAAGGACGTGAACGACGGTGCTGTGTCCGCGGTGCAGCGGCCAAGCAATTGACGACGGGTAATTCTGCTCTCGCGGGGTGATTGCTGTTGAGGCTAACGCCTGAGCCCATCCCCACATGCCCCGGCGCAAAAAGAGCAGCAGGCCGCTACGGGCCATGAGCGGCAACGCTGCGCCGAGAGCAGCCTTGCGCAATACCTCGTACTGGGACGCGATGGTTGACGGCTGGATCGGGCATGCCGCCGTCGCGGCAATGTCTACCTGCCGCTTTTTTTTAGAACCCGCTCGATCGATCTGGGATGAAGCTCGATATCGAGTTCCTGGCGGAGCAGCTTGGCAAGTTCCCGGGCGCGGACGGGTTCGCCTGGGGCGAGATGCGCCTGCAGAAATGCCACGACCTTGTCGTCGATCTTGTGGGGACCGCGGGGCCCCGGCTTCGTCGGCACCAGTCCGGCAATGCCGGCCATATTGAAGTTCACCTTGGCCTGGTAGTAGGTCGGCCTGGAAACGCCGTACTCGTCGGAGGCCTCCGTCACCGACAGTTTGTCGATGGAGACGCGACGCAGCATCTCGTATTTGACCTGCACGGCGTCGTGTGGATCGAAGAACTCGCTGCCCCGAAACTTTGGATCGCGCACCTTCTCGGGGGTTGGGTTGAACGTGCCCTCTTCGATGAGGACATCCGTCTTTGTGCGCTTGCTGTCGTACTTCGCAGACATCAATGGCTCCGAGGGCGTGAAGCGACATTATCGTAAGTTTAATTATGACGCAATTTACCGCCTCGTCAAGGCAATCTCTATGGCTTATCACCGGCATTCCGTCATATATACAAGCGTAAATCCTCATGAATATCACCCTCTGCGGCATAATCTGTTTTACAGAAGCGGCATATTTATCTTTACATCCTGGCGCGTCGTCGCGTGCCCGACTTGCTTGAAAGGCGCTCCACCAGGGCGGTCAATTCCATTAAGTCGGCGACACGCAAGAGCGATCGTCCATTGCTCATGGCAACTTCAGGATCCGGGCTCACAAGATCAGTCCATTGCGGGGGAACCGACCAAACGGTGGCATCCTCGGTCTGCAGCAAAAGGCGTTCACCATGCCGATTGTAGCGCTTGCCGACACACGGCAACTGCCGTGGGAATAGAGGATGAAACGGATGCGTGACCCGTACTAACTGCGTATCTGCGTTGGTAGAGGCTGCATTCCTGTGTGAGGTACAAGAAGCTGGAGCGCGGATACTTTCCCTGGCCGACGGCGAAAGAGGGCGTGGCGCACCTGACGCAGGCGCAGCTTTCGATGCTCGTCGACGGCCTACAGAAATATCCCTGCTTGTGAGTCTGACGAATCATCACCGGACAAGATCGAGGTGCTGGATCCGAGCCATCCGTTATTTGGACGCTCCTTTAATGTAATCCGTGAGGTGGGACGTAGAGGCGGCAACTTCGCGCCTTCGTATGAGGTTGAACATCGTGGTGGATCGACCTTGCTGATACCCGTGTCAGCGACACAGGGATATGTCGAAGCCACGAATCAGATTAAACTTAGCGTTGAGGCAGTTCGGGATCTTATCGCGGTGGCGGAAACTCTCGAAGGTCATGATGATCGAACCGAAGAACCTGTGGGCGACGTTATCACCCGCGTTGCGGCGTCAGATTCTCGACGACGTCGCCGCAGTTCTGGCGGAGGTATGTCATGAAGTCCGAACTGGTCAAGCCCACCCATCTGGCACGCAGAGCGGTTGTTTACGTCCGTCAGTCGACACCGCATCAAGTCATAAGCAATCAAGAGAGCCTACGGCTACAGTACGCGCTCCGCGAGCGCGCTCGTGAACTTGGCTGGCATGAAGCCGATATTGACGTTATCGATGCCGATCTCGGCATCAGTGGGGCCTCTACGACCGGCAGGAACGGCTTTAAGGAACTCGTCGGACGGGTTGGTCTGAGTGAGATCGGTTTGATCCTGTCGATCGACGTGACCCGACTTGCTCGCAACTGTTCGGATTGGTATCCGCTGCTTGATATCTGCGGCCTGCGCGGCTGCCTCATTGCCGATCGCGATGGCGTCTATGATCCCGGCAGCGCCAATGGTCGTTTGCTTCTCGGTCTGAAGGGAACCATCTCAGAGCTTGAGCTGCATACAATCCGGAGCCGTTTGACCGCAGGTCTGCTTGCCAAGGCTGAGCGCGGCGAGCTTGCCCTCATGCTGCCGGTTGGTTTGGTGCGCGATGCGAGCGGGGTGGTCGTAAAAGATCCTGATCTAGGTGTTCAGGAACGGCTGGAGCTTGTGTTCCGGACATTCCTGAAGTTCCGGACCGTCGCCAAGGTCATGCGCGTCCTAAATGATCGGGACCTTCCCCTGCCGCGCCGCGACCGGTTTGGCGAACTACGCTGGGCGCGAGCAACGGTCTCGGCGGTGGCCCGGATCTTGAAGAATCCCGCCTACGCCGGTGCCTTCGTTTATGGACGGACCCGCTTTCGCGCCGCCGGGCGTGACGGCGGTTCAGAGGCGAAAACACCCAAGGATATTAAAGACTGGCGGATCATCGTGAAGGATCGCTACCCCCACTACATCGACTGGTCAACCTATGAGAAGATCCGCGATATTGTGCGAGACAACAGAGCCGAATACATGCGTGCCAAAACCAGGGGAGCTCCCCGTGATGGCGAATTGCTGTTGCACGGCATCGCCTGGTGCGGGCGATGTGGCTACAAGATGTACGTCCGCTATAAAGGTGGCGGAGAGTATGCTTGCAACCACCTGCATTCCCACTCTGGCCTGCCGGACTGCCAGCGTGTCCGTGCGGCTCAGATCGATGCAGCTGTGGCGGACGCTTTCCTGGCCGCGTTGGCGCCTGGGGAGCTTGACGCGCTAGCGCGGGCTCGGCAGGCACAACAGCAGGTCAACAAGGCCTTGCGCGCTGGCGCTGAACGGGAGCTTGAGCGCAAGCGCTACGCCGCGGCGCTGGCAGAACGCCAGTTCAATCGCGTTGACCCTGATAATCGTCTGGTCGCCTCCGAACTCGAGCGTCGATGGGAAGCAGCGTTGAGCGAACTTCGCGCTGCTGAAGATGCCGTTGCCCAACGAGCATCGACTGAACCCGCCAAGCGCACTGGGTTTAGCAAAGACCTCAACAACAAGGTCGTTGCGTTATTCGATAGCCTTCCCCAAATCTGGGCCAACGATGCGACGACCGACGCTCATCGCAAGGCACTATTGCGGTGCCTTGTCGAAAAAGTCGTCCTTGACCGCGGTGAGCGCGACGTTGCTTTGGCGAGGATCGTGTGGCGTGGCGGCGCCGTGACTGATCTCCACGTCAAAATGAAAGTCAATTCCGTCGCCAAGCTCACGCGCGGTGAAGAACTGCGCGCGCGTCTGCTGGAGCTCGCTCTGACGGGCGTGCCCGACGATCAAATCGCTGAAATACTGACGCGCGAAGGACACCATTCACCCAATTGCGAGGACAAGGTTTTGCCGATCACAGTGCAACGCCTCCGCCTTGCAGCGGGCATCAAGGCAAAGGCGCAGCGCAACAGATGGACACACGAACCTACTTTGCTCAGCGCCGTACAACTGGCCGCCAGGCTCGATATTCCTGT contains the following coding sequences:
- the istB gene encoding IS21-like element helper ATPase IstB produces the protein MLTHPTLDQMQALGLAGMATAYRELAAQNNSSDLSRDEWLGLMLDRETALRSDKRLTNRLAASKLRFPDACIENIDFAAHRGLDRRNTLSLAQGAWLKAHENMIITGQTGTGKTWLACAFGRQAARLDHSILYLRMPRLFEDLGLARLDGRFPRLVDKLARVQLLILDDWGTHTLTDQQRLDLLEIFEERYRRKSTLITAQLPVAQWHDMIGEPTIADAILDRIIHNAHRIALEGDSMRRQKTPSHLTGAENGEINRS
- the istA gene encoding IS21 family transposase yields the protein MPRRKQARRTTVKDIRSILRLTHEQGLSVRAVSERLKISKTSVATYLLRARETGLSVWPLPAGLDDDAALERHLFRRVGRPPQDLVEPDWRSVSAELKRKGVTLTLLWQEYRASHPDGYGYTWFCDRFAVFERRAHATFRNRHEAGAVMQTDYAGHTIPIIDPSTGVIHSAQIFVAMLPASSLTFACASFSQKLPDWIEGQERALSFFGGVTKAIVCDNLKAGVAKALWFEPTLNATFAAMAEHYDTTILPTRSRKPRDKAKVEGAVLIVERWILARLRNRRFFSLADLNAAISVLLDDLNNRPMRHIGKSRRDLFEEVERKALAPLPATPFDYAEWKSAKVHPDYHVEVDKTFYSVPHRLIGRQVDVRLTHRVVEVFLDHKRIASHIRRSQRSGHVTVNEHMPKSHQRYANTTPASLLNQAARIGVNTAILVERMMRDRPHPEQGYRSAFGILSLARRYETDRLEAACERALVINSITYSSVAAILKSGLDRTKPQTDPAKPTPPHTNIRGGSYYQ
- a CDS encoding recombinase family protein, with amino-acid sequence MNVHLKVQPHHLERGAYLYIRQSSMRQVVENVESARRQYALRGRAVALGWRDEQIIVIDNDQGESGASAAWREGFQRLVSDVGMGHAGIVMGLEVSRLARNNADWQRLLEICALADTLILDEDGVYDPASFNDRLLLGLKGTMSEAELHVIKARLRGGILNKVRRGEFRCLLPTGLVYDHFGHVTLDPDMQVRETIIHFFEMFSRLESASQTVKVFRNEGLLFPSRLHNGDTLFRPLTASTAMRVLNNPRYAGAYTYGRRQFRRTIDGKKTLRARDIDDWPACMPDAHPGYISWERHQENLKILKANGRGFEAARASIPREGPALLQGRAVCGQCGNHLRVRYAARRGRQEAWYICNRDHIYRGEPMCQSIAGPPVDEAIGMLIAEQMTPAAVELALDVRKEIQARHEEADRLRCRAIERAQTEADLAQRRFMLVDPNNRLVADTLEGEWNEKLRILANAREERERGREHDQFILDKAVHERLVAMTADFNELWKDPDTPSRERKRLLAHIIEDVTLLKLPAEGTTKLHVRFKGGKIQTLTTMNPQSSAQQIKTKPNIVELIDKLLDDYIYPEIAEILNEQGHRPGGTARRGCHDARFTPLKVAYLIHEYKLQSRYDRLRQRGMLTRQEAAVLRVSLISGQRFR
- a CDS encoding helix-turn-helix domain-containing protein codes for the protein MSAKYDSKRTKTDVLIEEGTFNPTPEKVRDPKFRGSEFFDPHDAVQVKYEMLRRVSIDKLSVTEASDEYGVSRPTYYQAKVNFNMAGIAGLVPTKPGPRGPHKIDDKVVAFLQAHLAPGEPVRARELAKLLRQELDIELHPRSIERVLKKSGR
- a CDS encoding DUF5372 family protein; the protein is MPCVGKRYNRHGERLLLQTEDATVWSVPPQWTDLVSPDPEVAMSNGRSLLRVADLMELTALVERLSSKSGTRRRARM
- the tnpB gene encoding IS66 family insertion sequence element accessory protein TnpB yields the protein MRYKKLERGYFPWPTAKEGVAHLTQAQLSMLVDGLQKYPCL
- a CDS encoding recombinase family protein; amino-acid sequence: MKSELVKPTHLARRAVVYVRQSTPHQVISNQESLRLQYALRERARELGWHEADIDVIDADLGISGASTTGRNGFKELVGRVGLSEIGLILSIDVTRLARNCSDWYPLLDICGLRGCLIADRDGVYDPGSANGRLLLGLKGTISELELHTIRSRLTAGLLAKAERGELALMLPVGLVRDASGVVVKDPDLGVQERLELVFRTFLKFRTVAKVMRVLNDRDLPLPRRDRFGELRWARATVSAVARILKNPAYAGAFVYGRTRFRAAGRDGGSEAKTPKDIKDWRIIVKDRYPHYIDWSTYEKIRDIVRDNRAEYMRAKTRGAPRDGELLLHGIAWCGRCGYKMYVRYKGGGEYACNHLHSHSGLPDCQRVRAAQIDAAVADAFLAALAPGELDALARARQAQQQVNKALRAGAERELERKRYAAALAERQFNRVDPDNRLVASELERRWEAALSELRAAEDAVAQRASTEPAKRTGFSKDLNNKVVALFDSLPQIWANDATTDAHRKALLRCLVEKVVLDRGERDVALARIVWRGGAVTDLHVKMKVNSVAKLTRGEELRARLLELALTGVPDDQIAEILTREGHHSPNCEDKVLPITVQRLRLAAGIKAKAQRNRWTHEPTLLSAVQLAARLDIPVNWIYVQIRRKRLLIDQQSTGAYLFQNSPAVVNAVRDLRNRTINHLDLRIIQPHQEGHQHA